TCTGTgctcataaaataaaatctgagTAATACCCAGAAaagaaactgaaaataaactcaaaattacCTACATTCTTCGCCACTGGTATTTACTTGGATAAATACTTTTAGGGGCTTTCTTCCAATATTTCCAACGACGCGGTTAAGATTATTTGCAATCtacagaaataaaaaatgttaaatgaGTACAATGTTATTCATCTCTAGCCTACTGTCACTGAAATATGAACTGGACCTAGACAAACTCATGtatgaaaacaaattaagaGATAACTTCTTACACAAAGATAAGATAATAGTAcatgaaaaatcaattttggCCGGCATTTAAATACTCgaagtttaaataaaatataacagGATCAATATCCATCCAGTGAATAACTGAACATTCATAATCCACAATACATGATTAATCATTATAATATGACTAGTTCTCTAGGAGATTGGGATACCGAATGACCTTGGCACGAGTACAATCATGGTAGAAGTAACATTGCATATTACCATGGAAGATCTTGAAGTTGATTAGTTCATGTTTATCCTTGTTTGTTTAGTTTATCTTTTATTAGGAGTCTTGTATCTAGTActccgtccgtcccacaaaatatgtcacactttcctttttagtttgtccaacaaaagatgtcacatttccttttttggtaaaagttctctctcacaagaatataaaaattatattttctctctccatttaacacacaaaacaaaacctcctaaaatcttgtgccgtcccacaagtgtgacatcttttgtgggacgaagggagtagtactcTAGTTTATCTTGCTTTTCAATTTGCAAGTAGGATCAGGAGTCTTTTGTAATCAGTAATCACTATTCACTATAAATACTTCCTTGAGGTTTGCAGAGGGGTATCTATGGTCCATTAGTCATAAAAGGCAAGTACCGAAGACCTAAAGTCAGGTTTCAcgttttcattattaattcCAGTTTCTATTGCGTTCCGTTATTCTcgtgtgttgttgtgtttaTCCGCTTTTACACTTATCAGATTGTTTCTTCATCACTTCCTGATCCAGTAAATCAATGTGACACTGAGAGCTCCCtaaactaatatttttgtcTAGATCTGAACACAACAAGAAAAGCAAATAGTTGCGTTTCATAACTCCAATACTAATCAGAAAAAAACGgtttatatttataacttCTACCGTCTAACTATGTAACATTGTATTAGTGAGTAACTCTATTCAAAGAATGACTCCAACTATCCAAGTAATATGAAAAAGCAGCATCAATCAGAAAATTGTTATCACCTATTGAAGAAATCCTAACAGAAATGACACAGAAGAGTTCATGGAGGCCCATGCCTACCGGCTTAATGGATTCCAGCAAAAACGTTCACTTCAAAGCTTTAAAATTCCGAATGCTAGTTACATTATATGTTACGGACCAAAAGAAATAGACAAATGCTTACCTTTTCATCATCTACAGTCTCCACCATAGCAAGATTTGGTACAGCAGCTGCAGAATAGAAGGGTGAAGGTgatcataatattatactcctactattaaaaaaagagagatggCTCAACGCGATCCTTTATATCCCACAATCCAGCCAATCAATCCACACTTAAATGCATAGAGAGTAGAGAGACATCCCCAACTTCGAAGACCAatggaattttaattttgttacgTTATCTATTAAGTATGCGACTCTGAAGCAGAAATTCCTAGctgttaaataattatacgGCTATGAAAACATTCGACACTTTCATGCTTAGTCCAGAATAAAGTGAGTGTCAACTATAGTGGAAGAGGATCCAGATACATACTTAGAAGTGGCTTTACTTTATTGCTCTGCAAATTCCCAATAAAATGCCATTGGATGTCTTCTGGCAACTGCAATCAAACACAAACGGAAATTGGTGACCGTGCACATGATACAAGACATGCTTAATCAAATGAGTAGTATTATCATCACCAACCGAAAACGATCTCAAAATCAGCTTCATATAAAAACGGCAATCATCATTACCACTAATATTGGGGGAAAATGTAACTTTCcaaccctaattttaattaactttaacAAAAAACCTAGAAAACAGAGATAAATTGAGATGCAAACCTGCGGTGCTTTCTCGATGAGCTCCTGCACGTAATTCTCACCGAAGCAGCGGTGGCCGGCGTCGTAGACCTGGCGGAGGATGGGGACTGGCTTAGTCTTACTCACAGCCACAAGTCGGATCCGGTCCGGCACGCGGCCGGATCGCTCGGCTGCCTGTTTAACACGCTGGAGCACGGAGCGCAGAGCCGCCGCAGCGACGCCGTCTGTGGCGGAAGCGGCCGCCATTTCCAATCCTTGCGATGAGGAGGATGATTGATCGGCTGGTTCAGTTGATTGTGATGTGTGTTGATCCTCAGCTTCTCGAGTGTTCATTTTCAGTTTATTTCAGTATTCTCTCTGCGTAAACTAGATATATTCATATGTGGTCcttaatcaaatattaataatatttgaatactagaaaatttgattttatgtgaataaacaataatactttaatttaattcttgcttatttattttgagagaGTACATTTCAATCACAAAATTGATTTGGATAAacaatttagaatttaccTTGGTGGAGGACTTGTGTGCGCGCTTACTTAATTAGGTTAATTACTATATTAGTTATGATCATTTAGTGCTAATTAGAATACTAGTAATGGGTATATTAGATAAAGCTCACAACTGACCCTTTTCCTTGTTAAGCTACTCTCATGCTCTATGAAATCACTTTCGCTCAGTTTGGAAcacggaattggaattgaattggaattggaattctaTGGAATGGAATTGGAAggaatttcaattcaattccaaatcctatGTTTGGTAAAAATGAGAATTGATATTGAATTGACATGTTTGATGAatatacacacacttcacatatttcacacatttcacacactacacacacttcatacactacacacatttcaaatatttcacacactacacacacttcacaccctacacacactacacacatcaatttttattttagtttttttttaatttttaaatttttttaaaaaaaattagtttttttttaaaaagtttttcaattttttaattattttttcaaaattttttagttttttttaaaaaaaatatttaattttttttatttttaaattttttttaaaatttcttttattttctttttatttaaaaaaaatttaattttttaaattttttaaaatatttaaaaaaaatgttagtttttctttaaaaaaaatttattgaatatttttttcgaTAATAGTTCATTATTATTCTGAcaagtttttattgaaaaaaaaatttaaaatttttataaatttttttaaaaaatttataaaatttttttttaaaaattttaatttttttaaaaaatttttaaaaagaaatttaaaaaaataaaaaaaataattaaaaagtatttattcaataaaatattaaattaattataaattaatcataacaaaaGATTGAGAAATTGTTTAATGTGTGAAATacgtgaaatgtgtgtagtgtgtagtgtgtgaaatatgtgaaatgtgtgtagtgtgtgaaatgtgtgtactgtgtgtagtgtgtgaaatgtgtgtagtgtatgaaatgtgtgaaatgtgtgtagtgtgtgaaatgtgtgtagtgtatgaaatgtgtgtaatgtgtgtagtgtgtgaaatgtgtgaaatgtgtgcagtgtgtgaaatatgtgtagtgtgtgtagtgtgtgaagtgtgtgaaatgtgtgtagtgtgtgtagtgtgtgtagtgtgtgtagtgtgtgaatagtgtgaaatgtgtgtagtgtgtgttgtgGCTATATAGtgaattatcttattttatgacaatttggaattcaaattttctacctttgatatgaaattcaaattgtggaattggaagatttggaattgcattgcaattccaaatccaaacatcttTGTGGTGCCAAACAttagatttggaattgaaggctccaattccaattccacacCTCCAATTCCATGTTCCCAAACACACCCTTTGgggaaatttttttgtcaaaagaTATCTTATAAATTTGGGTATTTTGATAATGAGAATgaagtttaaaaattgaccTTTTTCCTTGTCTAAGTAATGCTTATGGGTTTAACTgttgatttttcaaattattcatgcaattttatcttaattatcATCCAAACCACACAAGTTTGATAAGTTGTCTTCCCATTGTGATCTCATTGCTCAGTAAGTGCTCAACAAATTAGCAACTATTGTAATTAATACTAAGCATTCTTAATCTATTTAAAAACACtttagtagtatttgttaaACGCAGtcttttttatagtattaatccCATAGGAATTTGATCAAATCTACACTCtctatattgtacaaacttcaaactatgatctgaactattggaaaatattaacagatgacaaaataacagcaacaaaaaatatcaacacagtgtcaacggttgacgttgtgttgacatcaaaatcttgaaattttacattataacATTGTATTGATGTTacgttgacattgtgttgaaaaatttagagtttgtacaatatatgagtttgcattttattcaGCTATTTGATACACCTTCAAATCTAACCCAAAAGATTGACCAAAATATGAAAGTTCTATTAGCTAATTTGGAGATCGGCCAAACGCCGTGCCCACAACTTAGTGATTATACAACTGACCAAACATAGGAAACGTCTCATGTAagtgttttgaattttatttgatacttTTTGCTAGcatgaatttatttgattaagtAAACGAAAATGTGCCTCAACGTTTTCAAGAGAATCgatttgaattgatttataattttttaatattcatacaTGCACCCTACCTAGCTTATTTAGAAGATCGAACTTTcaatttattagttaaaaataaGGCCATCTACcgattaaataattatgttttgttttcaatttatacAGTACTACTTTCTTAAAAATGGATTATATTTCCTCCCAATTTGTATCTTACACACGTAATTCCATATATTGCTGTATTGAAGTACTATCAATTACTATGTGACATCTCAAATACAGAACTATCAcgatataaatttaattggatACATCTCAAATACAGAAATATCAGTGGGTGCATCCCTCTTTCCTCATTTTGCAATGGTTTTCAACATTGTACAAAATTTCTTAGCCTAACTATTGTATTTGAGTTGCACAAGAACTGAAATAAGACACCAAATGTCaaagtattttatattctcAAGAAACAAATCCATGTATAAATATCCTTAATTGCACAACACATTATcactcataaaaaaaatacttcccTTGTCCTTTTACAATTACAAAAGAGAAGCTATATTAGAAAACTATGGAGTCAACCAAGTTGTTTTTCGTAGCTTTAGTACTGTTATTCACTATAAGTTTTTCATCTTCGGCTACTTACGAATCGCTTTCCGATGCTGATAAACACAGCATCGGAACAAATGGACTCCGTGCATTTCAGCACGAAAACGAACAAGTCCTAACAAAGAGGAAGTCAAGCCGGTTTCTTGCCCAAAAACCGCGACCTACATTGAGCTGCGACAAGTATCCTAGGGTGTGTTCAAACAAAGGGAGCCTTGGCCCGGATTGCTGCAACAAACAATGCGTTAATGTGATGAATGACAAGGTAAATTGTGGATTGTGTGGTAAGAAATGCAAGTATCAAGAGATTTGTTGCAAAGGGATGTGTGTGAACCCATCATTTGATAGTAGAAACTGTGGCAAGTGCAACAATAGATGCAAGAAAGGAAGCTCTTGCCAATTTGGGATGTGTAGCTATGCCTAGTTAATTAGGGtccaaaaattatttgttggtgTATTGGTATTTTATGGTTGTTGTAATTTCATATAATATGtcactcctattaaataattgtagaaGTGTATTCTATTCTTGGTTCCAATattatttaagaaataattaagttaagTGTACCTAATCTTCTTTTAATCAAGTAATTAAGAAGGCCGgacatttgttttttatacatacacGCATAAAGAAAATGTACATCCATCCTAACCCaaagatttaatataaatatcataagTTATGGTCAATTTgtccaaatattttttgttaaattaacCAAAGTCTCTCCtaaatctcaattctcaaaaGGTGAACTAGTTTACATTTCTCAAAAGTCAAGAAGCCTACAACCTCGTGCAATCACGTTTAATATCTCCCCAGAATCTTAGCCAAAGACCAAAGAAACATTCCGACATAAACGTGGCTGCCACCTTTTATTTACTTAacatatatgtgtgtgtataaATTGTGACATctctttcttaaatcttgtacCTAAATCCCAACTGCTCCACACCATGGCCCCAACAATCTCAATCCTACAAAAACTAACTCTAATTCTACTATCTCTCAATTTATCCACTACCCTAGTCTATTCAcaatactcctacaaaacctCTAGCAAGGTCATGAACCCTATAGACTCATGTTGGCGTCCCAAATCCAATTGGGGCGCCAACCGTCGCGCCCTAGCTGATTGTGTGGTGGGATTTGGAAAGAACGCAATTGGGGGCAAATACGGCGCGATCTATGTGGTCACCGACCCTTCAGACAATCCGGCCATCCCGAGGCCGGGCACGCTTCGCTATGGAGTAATCCAATCCAAGCCACTATGGATTGTTTTTGCTAGGAACATGGTCATAAAGCTGAAAAATGAGCTCATGATAAATAGTTACAAAACAATTGATGGGAGAGGGGTTAGGGTTGAGATTGCATATGGGCCTTGCATAACTATACAACATGTGAGCCATGTGATCATACATGGTATTAGCATCCATGATTGTAAGCCCGGGAAGTCCGGGACCGTACGGGATAGCCCTACCCACCTCGGCCACCGACGCGGCTCTGATGGCGACGCCATCGACATATTTGACTCCTCCGACGTGTGGATTGATCACTGTTATCTTGCGCGTGCCACCGATGGCCTCATCGACGTGATCCACGGCTCCACCGGGATAACCATCTCCAACAATTTCtttgcacaacatgataaAGTAAGTTGTCCACATTTGACTTAGGGTGTGAtcgaaataaatatttattgctcCACTTCtgttcatgaaaaataatctaattttttaaaataaatttgaatatcatATAAAATGGTCGGAGATTCCACTTTCATTTAATTacatatgtatttatttataatcttgGGCAATTATTTTTGGTGGCAGGTTATGTTGTTTGGCCATGATGACAAGAATTTGGaggacaaaaaaataaaagtcaCAGTAGCTTTTAACCGTTTTGGGCCTGGTTTGATTCAAAGAATGCCAAGGTGAACTATctcaatttgaattaattttacttgGTTTATGACgaaacattaaatttaattatactataatgaTTAGTAatccaaattgaattttaCATGTAACAATTAACTTCTTGACTATGGCAGGGTAAGGTTAGGTTATGCACACGTGGCAAATAACAGATACGACCAATGGCAAATGTATGCTATTGGTGGAAGTGCCAATCCAACTATTTTCAGTGAAGGCAACTACTTCATGGCCCCTAACAATCCTTCTACAAAACAAGTAAGTCCTAACAATTTTCGACACGACATGAACATGCATGAAACTATTGGATTACTTCAGTTCTCATCGTACCAACGCAAATTGAATCTTGTGGTTCGTGTCGGTTCGATAAATTGTTATCTTTATATAACTACTAAAATAGTAGCTAATTGTGGattgaataatatttgaaCAGGTTACAAAGAGAGAGGCTAAAAATGGATGGAATAGCTGGAAATGGAGATCATCAAGGGATAGGTTCATGAATGGGGCATATTTTGTGCCTTCCGGATATGGAAGCAT
The genomic region above belongs to Salvia hispanica cultivar TCC Black 2014 chromosome 3, UniMelb_Shisp_WGS_1.0, whole genome shotgun sequence and contains:
- the LOC125210313 gene encoding pyridoxal phosphate homeostasis protein, with protein sequence MNTREAEDQHTSQSTEPADQSSSSSQGLEMAAASATDGVAAAALRSVLQRVKQAAERSGRVPDRIRLVAVSKTKPVPILRQVYDAGHRCFGENYVQELIEKAPQLPEDIQWHFIGNLQSNKVKPLLTAVPNLAMVETVDDEKIANNLNRVVGNIGRKPLKVFIQVNTSGEESKFGVEPAGCLDLAKHVTRNCPNLEFCGLMTIGMPDYTSTPENFKTLANCRSDVCKALGIAEEQTELSMGMSGDFELAIEMGSTNVRVGSTIFGAREYPKKQTA
- the LOC125212425 gene encoding stigma-specific STIG1-like protein 1; translation: MESTKLFFVALVLLFTISFSSSATYESLSDADKHSIGTNGLRAFQHENEQVLTKRKSSRFLAQKPRPTLSCDKYPRVCSNKGSLGPDCCNKQCVNVMNDKVNCGLCGKKCKYQEICCKGMCVNPSFDSRNCGKCNNRCKKGSSCQFGMCSYA